The following proteins are encoded in a genomic region of Phragmites australis chromosome 9, lpPhrAust1.1, whole genome shotgun sequence:
- the LOC133928370 gene encoding uncharacterized protein LOC133928370 has translation MEGAALTIRSTSHSQGPPAASAPAHDHRRTAATVPRRRRTPCGRLRALPAELSEILSPKLVPGSPADTGDVSSLIPVSALMLLFYFVSNWVVPELLMKRLQPKAEDEAAAASTASMSSSTQQGDASDGKIRPKVKRKKSRKAAMKV, from the exons ATGGAGGGAGCGGCCCTGACGATACGCTCCACCTCCCACTCCCAGGGCCCCCCTGCTGCTTCTGCTCCTGCGCATGACCACCGGCGAACTGCAGCGACCgtgccgcgccggcgccggacgCCGTGCGGCCGGCTCCGGGCGTTGCCGGCGGAGCTCAGCGAGATCCTCAGCCCCAAGCTGGTGCCCGGCTCGCCCGCCGACACCGGCGACGTCTCGTCGCTCATCCCAGTCAG TGCTCTGATGCTGCTCTTCTACTTCGTGTCCAACTGGGTGGTGCCTGAGCTGCTCATGAAACGGCTCCAGCCCAAGGCTGAGGATGAAGCCGCTGCTGCATCAACAGCATCCATGTCGTCATCGACGCAGCAGGGGGATGCCTCCGACGGCAAAATCCGACCGAAggtcaagaggaagaagagcagaAAAGCAGCCATGAAGGTTTAG